The DNA segment TTCTTATCGATTATGATTTACTGTGTAATTTAAGAGCTGTACAGCAGTCAATATCCCATCACAATATTTACAGCAGCACTTTCCGACAGAAAGCAGATCTGAGGTCTCACTGACAGGACAAATCATAACAAAAGCTGAAAGTAGAATCACCTGTATCATTTACTACAAGGTGTATGTATCATAGTTTCAGTATGCATCATGCATTGTGCAGCCAGCATCCAAAATATCagttatcccccccccccccccccccgaggacATGAAACAAAATCTCATCCTTTGGAAAACCTCCAGCGGACTCACCTGAGGAGTTCTGAACCAGGAGGCTAGTGCTGTATCTCCGGGGAGACTGGTTCCTTTTGAGGAGGTAAATGGGCAGAAACTGACGGTCTGGTGAGTGAATCTGGATGTTTCCTGTGGCCAGAGACAGGACGAGCACTGCAGCGACAAACACCAGGAACAAGGCCAGACTGAAAGACAAGGGAGATGGTGAGAAAAGACAGGATGAATGGAAGGGACAATGTCTCAAAACACATGAGCACTGATTCTTTACAACCCTACAGAAAAATATAGATGTAGTGTAGTTATGACTGACTGACCTGAAACTATCTCGTCTTCAAATTATTTCTGTCATTGAACACTCACGTGTAAACAAAGGCCTTCCTCTCTCTGCGCATGTTGAGCATGTGCAGCCAGGCCACAGTGCTGAACTGCTGCCGCCACAAAGCATGACCTGACACAACATCTGACTTGTTGTCGGAGAACGTGAGCAGCCGCTGGTCTGTATCATCCAGAGAGGCGTTGTCGCCCTCATCCTCAGCCTGTTCCCGATTAAACACACTGTAGTCTGGagacattaaacaaacagatgGAGAAATACGGTCATTTTCTTGAATTAGGAATTCgcttttttcactgctttagTACCACACTCACCAGCTTGGTCCACTTCAGCCTCTGCCTCCAAACGAAGGAAAACGTCCTCcagtgttgtcatggaaaccCCATAGTTGATAATTCCCAGATCAGGTTGACAATCGAGCTGTGAGAACAAGCCTACAAAAGACAAATTAATCATGACTTGCAGCTGGTCCACTGCTGTTACTGTCAAAGCTCAGTCACAAATGAGTTGCAGTAATATATTTAGCATTTGTCTACTGATTGACTGTGTTAACAGTAAGAGGCTGGAAATAACTACAAAGTGAGTATCAATACAGCAATTTGAAACAGATACTATTGttttcacatactgtatctataCAGCGTGATCTTACCTGCAAATGTGTCCAAGCTCTCAAAAGGCAGAGTGAAAGTCAACTCTGCTTCATGTTGCCGAGACAACTTTGCTTTGGGAACATGCTGCTGGACCATTGTGGTGATCTGTTCAGCTTCACATCTCTCATTGACAGACATTCTGCAGGGGAGGCAGAAAACATTAATCTAAAACTATGGTTTTAGACACGGATTGTTATGATGACACAAAAATTTATCAAAATGTTCTTTAAGTGAAGcataatgtcacattttcttttacaatgaTTTGTAGCAATGGTTCACCAAAGGGCCACTAGGGTTTCAAATCCATTGATGGGCCCAGCTCTGTGACAATCGCcattatttaaagctgcaacaataaaCTACATCAGGAAGTAAAGACTACTTGCCTGAGATGATATCCAACACCACACTTGATCTTGAGATACAGCGAAGAGCCAACACATTTCAGCTGTCCTTGAGAGATCACAGCTTTGCGATCTGGAGAAAAACAATATCATCTGTGTTTAACTGTAACAACAGATCAAGTGGAAACTGTGTGATTGTGAAAAGCTGCTGGCAAGTATTGAAGGAAGCTGTGGTGTTTGTGTAATCAATACTTGGTCTGTTATGATTCAATAAAGCATATTACTCATAGCTATAAGGAAGTGGTACATTTAATCTGAAGTGTGCACAGAGTGAAATATGATCCTGACTGGATCCTGAAGGGCTGAGGAAAGCAAATGTGTTATCTTTGAAGGTTAGATAGGGAGAGTAGAGACAGGTAGACTATTGTACCAGGTGGAAACGTTCCTGATAGGGATGAGCAGCTCAGAAAATGAGGTGCTTTCCTAGCAACAGCTACAGTGGAGACTGAGCAATACTTTAGAATTAGACCATTCAGACCACCCTCTGTGTGACTGCTGACCAATCTCTTCTCCAACATTTTAGGTTTGTACTTTTGTTATCTGAAGAATAAAAATTTTGAGTCAGTATGAAATTCCCTGTCCTCCTATGTCTTTGATTTGGTTCCTATGAATCGAGGAGTGAATGTTTTTTGAAGAATTGAAGAGGCCAAATGAAtctcagaagaaaaagaaaaaatacaattgCAAGTTGTCAACATTTCTTCAGATGGAGAAATAAACTATGTCATCTGTATACAAGTAAATTTTACCCTTCCAATTTCCAAACTGGGATGACATCTGGCTAATGGGTTTGGTGCCCGTGGGTGTGTGTACGTTATGTAACAGGTATATTTCATACCAGCGAGGATGTCAGCCTCATCCATGTAATGTGTGCTGAGGACAGTGACTCTGCCAGCTCTGCGGTTCTTCAGCAGCGACCACACCTGGTGTCTGGAGCACGGGTCCATTCCTGCTGTGGGCTCGTCCAGGAGCAGGatctgacacaaacaaacatgatgcAAACTGCTCAGAATGGTGATGATCAGCTGACGTTATCATAGTTACTGATGATTACTGATAACTCAAGGCATTTCAAAGACTAGGATACAAATCAAAGTGTATGAGCATTTGTCCATTTTAAGATACAGGCACCTTGGGATCTCCCAGAATGGCGATGCCCACAGACAGCTTCCTCTTTTGGCCTCCACTCAGATTCTTAGCCTGAGCAGTCATGATCTTTTCCAAGTCCAGATCCTTCAGCACTTTGGTGACctcaaagagaaacaaatataCACCATGGACAAACAGCCTGACATGTTACAGTCCACCTCACACAGCAGTTCTGGATAAGCCATCAAAAATTAGAAAAGGTCAGATTGATAACTCCAGCTGACATTTCCTACCACAAAATTTCTACCTTCTTCAGCCAGCATTTAAAAGAGGCTCCTCTCTCTAAATTACCTCTGCGTCAATATCTGCTGGTGGGATCCCTTTGATGGCGGCAAATATCCTCAGGTGCTCCTCCACAGTCAGCACATCAAAGATTATGTTGAACTGGGGGCAGATTCCCACCAGCTGCTTCATTTCAGACCCATCTGCAATCTCTGCTACCGGGGAGCCGTAGATGGTGGCGGAGCCGTTAGTGGGCGGACAGATGCCACACAGGATGTTCATGAGAGTGGACTTTCCAGCCCCGCTGTGTCCCAGCAGAGCCGTTATCTGGCCCTCATAGATGTCAAATGTCAGACCTGAGGAGGGGATGTAAAGAAGAAGGATGGCATCATGAAATCAATCAGAATAACTGGACAGACTGTGTAGTCCAGCCAATTTATACTGTGAGAACTTGAGCACATTACAACATCTGTCTTCGACCTTAATTGAACTAATTAAATCAAAGTGTTCAGGCCTTACCTCTTAGAGCTTCCACCACGTTGTCCTTCTCTTTGTACACTTTCCGGATGTTGTTGATGCTGCCAGAGATTGAAAGAGCAAGCGTTGAAGAAAAGATATtaagagaaatgagagaagtGTAAACACAGCATGAGTGTCAGAGTGAAGAGCAGCTCTTAGGTTACAGGCTAGTCCCACAGGCCCTTCTCAGCCAGTGGAGCCATGGTGTCTGGCACTGAACcaagaacaaaaacaggcaGCATTTTTAACTCAGCCAGGCACTGATTGCTACTGGAAAAGTCTGCATGTCTCTCCTCAGACTTTAATATCAAAGGGCTCATCCCTGAACACATGTTTTACATATTGATATTTTGTGAACAATATGCTAAAACTGCACATTAAGTGACAATAGTGCTACAAAAGCATCCACCACACAAAGGTTTTTGATTGAACTGGATTGTAGTAACATATCCAGAAGCAGCACTTAGTGTAACTGTAAACACTCattacaaaaaataacttttaattcAACGATGCAAGATCAGTCTTTTACCGAATGGCTTCTTTCCCTCTGAACTCAGGTGAAACAGGTTCAATAGACTCGTCTCCACCAGGAGTCCCGTTCACTTCTGCGTCGTATACTGAGCTCACTTCAACGTAGCGCTTTGTGCGTTTGGACCAATAGGATGGTTTCAGGAAGTACAACAGGGACCTCCTCATTCCAAACTCACCTGCATATCAGACAAAATGTATTAACTATTACACatgataataatattcaaaCAATGTTAGGTTAAGATTAGTTGGGAAACCAACTAACAGTATATTAGTAGACTTAACTCGGTGTAAATTATATTGAGGTATACAATATGTGTTTACTTACCAGGCAGCACCTGGTCCAGGTAGACAGCCAACAAAAGGTAGAGGATGCAGTCCAGAACCAGCATGATCAGGGGTACGTAAAGAGGATGAGGGCCATTGGCCAAGGAAGAAAACACAGCACCATCTCCCTGAGCCTCCAGGTAAACCACCTGACAtatgcatagacacacacatgtacaaatcAAATCCCTACCGCCACAATGATTTGACTCCACACTGCATCATTTTCCCATTAACTGCATGCATCCTATTATTCCTTAGTGTGTTACCTGTGCAATCCCGATTGAGAAGGCGCTGGGGGAGAGCAGGCAGAGGAGCCAGACCAACGGCTGTGGGAAGTCCTTCATCAGCACAGTGAACAGCGACAGGCAACCGAACACCACTGTCAGCATCGAGCCCACTGTGCTGGCAAACTTGGGCTTCTTAAATAACGGAGTCAGcatgaaggagaaaaagatCTGTGGAGTgagaagagataaaagaaaagaagaagggacaccacaagaaataaataagaagaTACTACTATTGTGggtgaacaaagaaaaacatatgtaCAGTTTTACTTTTCCTCGATCACAGCTGTACTCACAGATGATATTCCatagaggaagatgaggaagaaaatgacaaagaagtCACTGTTAGGGAACAGCGCCGTGTACGTAGCAATGATGGACATCAGGATGGACATCATGGTCACCAGTGCAGCATACAGGAGGCCCCATGACAACCTGATGTGGGCACAAAAACGTAAGCATATACACAATCACATGAACATGCAGATACAAATATCTGAAAGTACAgtgactgagtctctcttcttttttacCAGAAGGCCGTGTCATAGAGTCCCATCATGGTCATGGTGTCTTTGAGACGGTGTTCCTTCTCAGCTGCCACGTTGACGATGAGGAAGGTCACAAAGGGTGTGAAGGCCAGGACAAGGTATATGGAGATGAGGGCGTGGGGGAATTTCTGCACCTCCACAGAACCTGGCTGACCCATCATAACCACCTTCAGGTCCATCTCACTCCACACTGACCGCTTCGTCTGCATCTGTACACAAAAACCAGAAGATCACCAGGTCAAACCAGGTCTGCAACTAATTATCATTTTCATTAGCCCTTAatggaatacattttttttttaattcaataaatgatgatgaaattgtgaaaatgttCATCAGCATGTTCTGAGAATTTAGAGtttcaaatagcttgtttttcCTGACCAACACTCCAAAAGTCAAAGATGTTCAAGATAAAATGATatgagaaaaagggaaaagaacCAGCAAATGCTGCTATTGATTGCTTTGTGAATGccaattaaatatttatcaatTCCAAAAGGATAAAAGGATAAGAGCTCATTAACTTATAAGATCagtcttttgaaaaaaataatcttattCTTCAAATCAGTGTCATAAACTTCAAATCCTTTAAAATCAGCCCCAAATTTTCTTGattgtacaaacacacacagtgcaccCCCCTTCTTTAGAATCAAGTGGGTTAATCCGAGAGAACATTGTGCtaattctttcttcttctgtgtgtctcacctggaTGATGGCTGCATCGATCAGAGACTGGAGGCGGATGAAGCCAGAGTACCAGTAATTAGCTGCTCTGCAGTTCACTGAGCTGGTAAAACAGTTGGCTAGAGAAAAATAAgcacaatgacaacaaaataaagtctATGTCAGATatagatgaaaaacacatttcagttcCAGCAGGTGATTATCTTGCTTGCAGTTGTGTATCTTTCTGTGCATTGCATTTAAAATTCCCAGCCCAACTCAATGACATCTGATCCTCTCAGGAGGATCATTATCAGTGAAAGGCAACTGCAAGGATTTTCCACAGATTAACAATGAGCTTTAAATCTGGATTTTGGATTAGCCACTTAGAAACATTCACAGACTACTCCTGTACCCTTCCCAGCATTGTTAAGATTGTgtacttctgtttgtttttgctgaaagtTGAAAACCTGACCCAGTTTGAGATTGTGCAAGCTGTGGAGCCGTTTTCCCCTTCTTGGTCAGGAGCAATAACTGCCACCCTTATCAAGGGCCTGATTAATGGAGGGCTGCAGAAATGGTTTTCTTTGTGGTAGGTTCACCCATCTCTAAAGAGAACTCTGAAGCTTTGTTTACTAGAGTACAGTCAGATCCAATCTTAATGGAAAcacctttttccttttcacatcAACAAAGCCAAACGGACAGTGATTCATACTGTAAATCCATCACTAGATTCATGTAATGCCCTGTGCTGTGTAATTAGTGACTAGTGATTACTTTCAAAATTCAAATGCTTCAGTATAGAGTCTTCAAGGTGTCAATCTAGGCAGTATGCAGTATATGTGAAGGTTTACAAAATGCTGTGTCAGTTAAATGTCCTAAAAAATTAGGTTTTACTATTCCACCTTTTTACACAAAGctgtttggatttttatttttttaaaacaggaaatctcAACATgtataagaaagaaaataaaacaacaaaatacaataagATAAGAGAAAGTCACATCAGATTTTACCAATAGATTCTGTGTAATCGCTCGGCAGGGGCAGCTGGTTGTACGGGAAACGAAGTCTGTAAGACGTGGCAGAGCTGTCCATGAACACAACACCAACATAGCTGGACGGCTCATACAGGCTGGCATTCTCCAGGTCCTCCTCACTGGCAAACATCTCCAAACGATCCTGCATGTCTGAAAACACAAGGAGGAGGacaaaagtgtcataaaaatttcaaaaacaatacAGAGTTGTTTTGTACTGTAGGTGTGAAATGAAAGCATAACATAGGTGTCAGGCACTTACGCATCTCCTGGGCCACCTCCTCCATGATGTGGTTAGTGATGTTAGTGATTGGTGTGTAGCCCAAGCCTTTGAAGAAGTGCTCATCCCGCTCCAGCTCCATAGTGCTGATGCCTCCATAGTAAACATGAGGGTTGAGGGTGCTGATGAGTATCAGGAGACCCAGCAGTAACAGAGGTAAGATCAATTCctgtacaaacacataaaatgaacaGCTGATGAGAAAACCTCACATCATTTGTTCATCCTTGGAGAATTGTACTCTAGGTTAGTCTTAAAACTACCACATTTCCATTCATCCTTTTATCCAGGTAAGCACGTAAATCAAGCTCATCTGGGGCTTGGCAACTTGATCGTGTACTGTAAAAGATTATCCTGGATCACTGGATCCTCCAGTGATTTGGTTCATTTGGGATTGTCTTTGTACACAAAACAACTATAATCTCATTTAGTAAACACTTTGTCCTTGAAAACAAACCAGGATTTCCTTTCAAACCAACAAAGGTAAGTCCTTAGAACAAATGGTTATATAGGATAAACACTTGGCATCTCCAGCAGGAAGTTAACAAGGGAAATTATTCACACTGCAGTTTAGGAAATCCCTGGACGTTCCTAACTGTTGTTAAggaagctgcagctcttcaaaAGATATGTTGAtacacagaggcataaaaaatgcagCAGTGCAACTTAAAGccaaatgaaaaatgcatggcCTAAGAAGAATGGAAGGGGGAAGAGGAACAAgccatcttgttttttctttatttaattccAAAATCAACTTTTATATTGTGTATAAATTAAGGAATACTTCACCAAAAGGTTTGAGAGTcctttgtttgttctttgttgcATTGGAGCAACCACAAGTGCACTGACTCACACAGGCATGACAGCATGGCCACATCATAAGGCTCATTAACTGTGGCTGAGGTTTCCCTGGAATAAAACCTTAAAACTTTCTCAGAGATCCAGATAGAGTATGGATCACAACAGTGTGCTATCCTTTAGAGAAAAGGTGCCTGGAAAGCAGGGTCATGGTTTATCTTTCGCAAAAGAAATCCCCAAAACATCACAGACATTGACTCAGTTATCAGAGTTAAATATATCAACTACGAGGGGTAAAATACTTtcatttataaagaaaaaaatcaaggacTTTGTTCAAATAAAATGGTAGATATTCTGTATAAATGTAAGCAAgtaataaagaatgaaaaatgagtCAAACTACATTTACAAAGTATACAGATATTAAgttgtgaatatttaaaaagttaGTATCTATCACTTAAATTACCTATATTAGGTTCTTCTACACTTACTTTGCACAATGTTTTCTCCATATTTCAACTGACTTTGCTGACAAGTTGGGAGATATTATGACAACTGTCAAACACAGCAATAGAAAAACAGGCAAAAGCTGGATAAAACTGAACACCCCAGAACAAGCTTGTGCTCTAAACAAATTCACATCAGTGCTGCTGAAAGCTAAGAACCTGAAGACTCTGTTGCTTGGTCCTCCATTTGATGAGCAGATTCTTGTATAGAAGACTTCTTGTTTGGTGCCAGACTCCAGCATTTCTTCTATACATGGGCTGCATGCTTCCAGCATGCCTCATCTGGATGACGTATGGACGAGAAGTCTCCCTAATGCTGGCCTCAGCTGAAAGGCAGAGAAATGCCAGAGCCATTACTTAGTATACACAGGAGGACTTAAATGAGTGTCAACTAATTGATTGGTCAATCAGCAGAAGAATTATCTGTAATTTGATAATTAGCTAATTACTTTTCTCTATCATAtctgatagtaaactgaatattgtGGGGCTCTCTAATGTCTAATCTACTTGGGCTGTGAAAAATTATGTTGATAATTTTACACAATTTATGCAATTTAACAGACAAACAATTAAccgagaaaataatcagcagattaatggaTAATGATAAAAGTTAGTTGCAACCCTAATATTCAGTATGTGCCATAGTATTGATTCATAGAATAGGCTATACATTCAAAACCTTCACCATTGCTTTGATGGATTTTCTATAGTAATGTATTAATGGATCACGGGTGGAGTGATACATTAGTGTAAACACCAAAATAAACATTCAATACATTTTCTTGTACATTTTACTTGTACTTAAGCAGAGTATGCATTTTTCCTTGGAAAGACCTCTAACAGTTGGATGCAATTAGTTTAGCTAAACCCACTTTATCCAACTGGATATAACACCAGCTATAACACCAGCTATAAAACTACCTCTACTACTCAGGGCTGTAGCTTTCACCCTTCGCTCAGTGAGTCATACACTAGTTCAGAGCAGCTCACACTGCTGTGATGCTGGAGTCGCAGTGTTGACAACTGCACTACCACCATGTTCGTGAAGTGGCTAATAATAAAGCGTACCGCAATTGAAACCTAGCGTACCTGATAAATCGGGATTTAGCTGGTTATCGCGAATAGCTAGCTGCCGTTAGCCTGTAAACTAACGCTAACCTGCTATCTGGTGTGTTGGCACGGCTGACAATATTTTTCGTTTGAATTGAACAGGCGTTGTCCACGCCGCTTTGTCCTGATACCCACTGTATTTTAGAAAAAGTGTAACGAGCTAAATACGCGAGTCTGCACCCAAAATGAACCGACAGAAATTATAAAATTGTTTCTCCTGAGCTAACGTGCTGTGTGACAGACcgagtgtatgtgtgcgcatAAGGAATCATGCTAGCAAGCTACAGCAACACAAGCCGATATTCCTgtgaaaaatacatattcactgagaaaagcaaacatttaaCATACTCACGAATGAAATACATTAAGGCATATCTTTCCTCAGCTTGTGGTTTAACGGCCTTACATTACAGACGTTATTTTATATCAAGTAAACCTCCTGAAACGACCCCAGGTTTCTCACGTCACTACTTCCTCCTGTCAAAGATCCCAGATCCCAGAAAATATAACGTGAACCAATCAGATCAGCTCTAACTGTTAATGACAACTGTATGGTCCAATCAGAGTGTCCAAgtggcttttattttcatatcacaAACGGCAtatcaatatataaataaaacaatcaccatttttttcacttataatttactttaattacaaaaaacatacatataagGTGCCTCCTTGGCGAACAATGTGAATACAAATTAAATAGTTATATTGCAATACGGAAATGAGTAGAAGGATGTTTGATAAGTAACAGGTGAAATATCATGAGGTCATCTTTTAAGTGCTTCTTAATCTTTTTAAACCTCACCCGTATAGTTGAACTGTGTTGAAACCCACAAAAGTTATATTTAAAATACGTATGACCCCAAACTCTACAAAGATACGCAAATAAGCTTAATGTTGaggaaatgtgtataaaatgatcCACAGACATTgcaaatatttccatttgattgaaagccataaaaacatggattCTTAGGTCTGAATTTGCCCTGTAAACATCATATAGCTTTCAGGAGAGGCTGAAACTGTGCTATTAGTTTTTTCCCCATTTACATCACTTTGTATTAAGTTcatagataaataaaagatattcATGGCATTGAAAGcatcctcactttacttttagtgccTAAAACTTCCGCACAGGACTGTGTCTTAAACTGTCAAACCTTAAAGCAACATAGAGGGGAAAACTGGATGGGGTTATAGAACGTGTCTATGTTGGTGTGTACTGTAGTATTCCTCTATTCGATTTGAAAGTGGTGATGGCGGTGAGTGTGAGTAGGAGGTTTCTGGAATATCCCTGAATTGAAGGAAGCCATGAAGTGGGGTGGGCACAGGGAGCTGATGGACTATATTGGTCGTCATCAGTAGATCTGGTCCCAACACAGCTCTAACCTGCAGTCGGCAGATGTGGGCAAGACAGGGAATGGAGTCTAGAGGGAgcaaagagaataaaaacagttacaATTCAAGTTTACTACAGATAAGTAGGAGCATATACTGCTGTATATATGTTGTCATTGTACCTAAATATGGACTTGGTTCCCAGGTCTTTTCCACCCGTCTTTCATTCAGAATATGTTTTAAAGGGGCAGAAAGAGTTGACCAGTTTACAAACTCTAGTAGGTAATTCAACACCTCGTTGTCTGCCTGTTCCAACCTACAAAGTATAGCGGACAGAGAAAGAATGATCAAGAACCGCCCTCTGATAACTCACCATAGAAAGACTAAAAGGGAGAAGAGAGCCTTACATGTGGGGTTGAAGCAGTAGAGAAGGGTCCAATCCTGCCTTCAGAAGCAGAGGAAGCCAACAGGCAGCAAAATGCACTTGGTTTTGTGCCACACAGAGCAGCTCCCTCAGTTCCTGCAGCTTTAACACAGTTTTCCCATGATGTTGTGATACAGTACAGTCCCTGATCAAAGTCTCTGGTCGAGGGATCAATCTGTGCTCAAGTATCAGCTGCAGAAAGTCTGTTTTGTCAGTGGCCAAGGCATACATCCAGTCCTCCTCAGTCAAACTTGCTCCTGCAGCTACCAGCAACCTCACTATTTCACTGAAAGAGATTTTAATCATAGTCAATagcacacacatctgtcttattttgtgtgtgttgttggagTGTGAGTGGTTTAAATCTGCTTTCTTACAAACCTGTATGGTTTGTTGGACATTTGACACAAGGCGAGGGCGAGTGGTGAACGGAGGCCAAAGTTGTGTGTGCAGTTCTGGGCATCTGGGCTATAGCCTTCACTTAGGAGCAGCTCGACACTCTTGATCTGACTGTTGTTGATGGTCACGTACAGTGGACTTACCATGCCATCACCACGGTCACACACACGATCCGTAACAGCTATCAGCTTCCTGAGGATACTGCATTAACAGAATTACAGACgtttaatgtaaaaaatgtgtgaaactaCGTATAGCAtctccaaaaatgtcaaacgatttgcttcttttctctaTTGTTAACAACATATCCTAGTTATTAGACTCTGAGTTGGACAAAACGAGCTATAAGAAGGTGTCAATTTGGGCTTAGAAAAACTGTAacaacatttttcactattcTCTGACATAtgctaaatgattaatcaattgttaaaaaaaaactgacagactTATCAATGATGAAAAGAGTAATTAGTTGTAGCCCTAATGATGATACACTGATATTATGACTGAGGCCGGCTGGTCTGAAAGAATGATTGCACAAAGTTCTACTTGTACCCTTGAGTGACTGTTGCAAGATCAAAGGATTGACAAGAAAAAACTTTTCTGACGTACAAAATTATGAAGAATACTGTTTCCCTAAATACTCTTTTTGTGACAAATGCAACATGTGATGAGAGATCACAAGTAGATACTGTTTCTTTT comes from the Seriola aureovittata isolate HTS-2021-v1 ecotype China chromosome 21, ASM2101889v1, whole genome shotgun sequence genome and includes:
- the asb3 gene encoding ankyrin repeat and SOCS box protein 3, translated to MDFTECYRDTVSSVAAAARAGCRKRVRRLIKRGCSVDCRDNRGWNALHEAAAAGSTECVLEILSAVGGSSHGCRAYVNSLTHEGESACYLAAQRGHLAVVRLLLKAHANINQLTNDLSCPLYAAVDGGHKEVVELLVGKGAEVNRTHTASCWTCLHQAVYKGHSEIVRILVDVCNLEALDDHRISPLFVAAQYGQQECLEVLVNAGADVNTQAADLATPLLIASQEGHQACVDFLVDHGADPNRTCSQGWPQFPIHAAAEFGHIGILRKLIAVTDRVCDRGDGMVSPLYVTINNSQIKSVELLLSEGYSPDAQNCTHNFGLRSPLALALCQMSNKPYSEIVRLLVAAGASLTEEDWMYALATDKTDFLQLILEHRLIPRPETLIRDCTVSQHHGKTVLKLQELRELLCVAQNQVHFAACWLPLLLKAGLDPSLLLQPHMLEQADNEVLNYLLEFVNWSTLSAPLKHILNERRVEKTWEPSPYLDSIPCLAHICRLQVRAVLGPDLLMTTNIVHQLPVPTPLHGFLQFRDIPETSYSHSPPSPLSNRIEEYYSTHQHRHVL